A window of the Serinus canaria isolate serCan28SL12 chromosome 20, serCan2020, whole genome shotgun sequence genome harbors these coding sequences:
- the BIRC7 gene encoding baculoviral IAP repeat-containing protein 7 encodes MGDAAPAERLEPRAARCRLFNSSMRSGARRLRTFQQWPRTAPVSARDLVEAGFFYVGPGDEVQCFCCGGILKDWRPGDCPLTEHVRFFPSCKYIRGEDVGNQEMLSLQEIFDTVDGQFLSVLQGIVSEETALPNEPEYPEMVTEEMRLSTFENWPQNSSMHPEQLARAGFFYTGRGDVVRCFYCDGGVRSWSFGDDPWREHAKWYPECEFLLHSRGREFVNSVQATFSGTLLAPRHSWDQTEHDSSPSQGAVQRETGTSRQEIRSVQQKESDGSQLSTEEQLRRLQEERMCKVCMDRDVSVVFVPCGHLVACEECALNLRLCPICRAVIQGSVRAFMS; translated from the exons ATGGGGGATGCGGCACCAGCAGAGcggctggagcccagggctgctcgCTGCCGGCTCTTCAATTCCAGCATGAGGAGCGGGGCCAGGAGGCTCAGGACGTTCCAGCAGTGGCCCCGCACCGCCCCTGTGTCTGCCCGGGACCTGGTGGAGGCTGGATTTTTCTACGTGGGCCCCGGGGATGAAGTGCAGTGTTTCTGCTGTGGTGGTATCCTGAAGGACTGGAGACCTGGTGATTGCCCCTTAACAGAGCACGTGCgtttctttccttcctgtaaATACATCCGTGGTGAGGATGTTGGGAACCAGGAgatgctgtccctgcaggagatcTTTGACACTGTGGATGGGCAGTTCCTGAGTGTCTTGCAGGGGATAGTCAGTGAGGAGACAGCCCTGCCCAACGAGCCAGAGTACCCTGAGATGGTGACAGAGGAGATGAGACTCTCTACATTTGAGAACTGGCCACAAAATTCCAGCATGCATCCAGAGCAACTGGCTAGAGCAGGGTTCTTTTACACAG GACGAGGAGATGTAGTGAGGTGTTTTTATTGTGATGGAGGTGTGAGGAGCTGGTCCTTTGGAGATGATCCTTGGAGGGAACATGCCAAATGGTACCCAGA GTGTGAATTTTTACTGCACTCAAGGGGGAGAGAATTTGTTAACAGTGTTCAGGCAACCTTTTCTGGcaccctgctggctcct AGACATTCCTGGGATCAGACTGAGCATGACTCCTCTCCCTCCCAAG GTGCTGTTCAGAGAGAGACTGGAACATCAAGACAAGAAATCCGATCTGTGCAGCAGAAGGAAtcag ATGGGTCTCAGCTGAGCACAGAAGAACAGCTCCGGCGCCTGCAAGAGGAGAGGATGTGCAAAGTGTGCATGGACAGAGATGTGTCTGTTGTGTTTGTCCCCTGTGGCCACCTGGTAGCTTGTGAAGAATGTGCCCTCAATTTGAGGCTGTGTCccatctgcagagctgtcaTCCAGGGCAGCGTGAGAGCCTTCATGTCCTGA
- the YTHDF1 gene encoding YTH domain-containing family protein 1 isoform X1, with translation MSATSVDPQRPKGQDNKVQNGSLHQKDTVHDSDFEPYLSGQSNQNSSYPSMTDPYLSSYYPPSIGFPYSLSEAPWSTGGDPPIPYLTTYGQLSNGDHHFMHDAVFGQPGGLGNNIYQHRFNFFPENPAFSAWGTSGSQGQQTQSSAYGSSYSYPPSSLGGTIVDGQTGFHNDTLNKAPGMNSIEQGMVGLKIGGDVTTSAVKTVGSVVNSAGMTGALSGNGGSNVNLPVSKPTSWAAIASKPAKPQPKMKTKSGPVIGGALPPPPIKHNMDIGTWDNKGPVAKVPAPQQIPSPQSVPQPQQPIVQPVPAQPPPLTQPQYQTPQQPPQNRWVAPRNRNAAFGQSGGTGNDTNSAGSTQPNPVPSGESHPVLEKLKAAHSYNPKDFEWNLKNGRVFIIKSYSEDDIHRSIKYSIWCSTEHGNKRLDSAFRSMNSKGPVYLLFSVNGSGHFCGVAEMKSPVDYGTSAGVWSQDKWKGKFDVKWIFVKDVPNNQLRHIRLENNDNKPVTNSRDTQEVPLEKAKQVLKIIATYKHTTSIFDDFSHYEKRQEEEEVVRKVNLLKNLFYTQIWGK, from the exons ATGTCTGCCACAAGCGTTGACCCTCAG AGACCGAAAGGACAGGATAATAAAG TACAAAATGGTTCGTTACATCAGAAGGACACAGTTCATGACAGCGATTTTGAACCTTACCTTTCTGGGCAGTCAAATCAG AACAGTAGCTATCCATCAATGACTGATCCTTATCTGTCCAGTTATTATCCACCATCTATTGGGTTCCCCTATTCTCTCAGTGAAGCACCATGGTCTACAGGAGGAGATCCTCCTATCCCTTATCTCACCACCTATGGACAGCTCAGTAATGGGGATCATCATTTTATGCACGATGCCGTTTTTGGACAGCCTGGGGGTCTGGGAAATAATATCTATCAACACCGCTTTAACTTTTTCCCTGAAAATCCTGCCTTCTCAGCTTGGGGAACAAGCGGATCCCAAGGACAGCAGACACAAAGCTCAGCATATGGGAGCAGTTACAGCTACCCACCCAGTTCTCTGGGGGGTACCATTGTGGATGGACAAACAGGATTTCATAATGATACATTAAATAAAGCTCCTGGAATGAACAGTATTGAACAGGGAATGGTTGGACTTAAGATTGGTGGAGATGTTACAACTTCTGCAGTGAAAACAGTAGGTTCTGTTGTTAACAGTGCCGGGATGACAGGCGCCCTCTCTGGGAATGGTGGATCTAATGTAAACTTGCCAGTATCTAAACCAACCTCCTGGGCTGCTATTGCCAGCAAGCCTGCAAAACCACAGcctaaaatgaaaacaaaatctggACCTGTAATCGGAGGAGCGTTGCCTCCTCCCCCTATAAAGCATAATATGGACATAGGTACTTGGGACAATAAGGGTCCTGTGGCAAAAGTTCCTGCCCCCCAACAGATACCTTCTCCTCAGTCTGTTCCACAGCCACAGCAACCAATTGTTCAGCCCgttccagctcagcctcctccatTGACTCAGCCACAGTATCAGACCCCTCAGCAGCCACCCCAAAACCGCTGGGTAGCTCCTCGcaacagaaatgcagcttttggCCAAAGTGGAGGAACTGGGAACGACACCAActcagctggcagcacccagcccaACCCCGTTCCGAGCGGTGAGTCCCATCCTGTCcttgaaaaactgaaagctgCTCACAGCTATAACCCTAAAGATTTCGAATGGAACCTTAAAAATGGACGTGTGTTCATAATAAAGAGCTATTCCGAGGATGATATTCATCGTTCCATTAAATATTCTATTTGGTGTAGTACGGAACACGGCAACAAGCGCCTGGACAGCGCTTTTCGCTCCATGAACAGCAAGGGCCCAGTGTACTTGCTGTTCAGTGTCAATGGCAGTGGACACTTCTGTGGAGTAGCAGAGATGAAATCACCTGTGGACTATGGCACCAGTGCAGGTGTCTGGTCTCAGGACAAGTGGAAGGGGAAATTTGATGTCAAGTGGATCTTTGTGAAGGATGTGCCCAACAACCAACTGAGACACATCAGGCTGGAGAACAATGACAACAAACCCGTTACAAACTCCCGTGATACACAGGAGGTGCCcttagaaaaagcaaaacaagtgCTTAAAATTATTGCTACTTACAAGCACACGACCTCCATCTTTGATGACTTTTCTCATTATGAAAAGCgccaggaagaggaggaggtggtgcGGAAGGtaaacttattaaaaaatttattttatacacAGATATGgggaaaatga
- the YTHDF1 gene encoding YTH domain-containing family protein 1 isoform X2 → MSATSVDPQRPKGQDNKVQNGSLHQKDTVHDSDFEPYLSGQSNQNSSYPSMTDPYLSSYYPPSIGFPYSLSEAPWSTGGDPPIPYLTTYGQLSNGDHHFMHDAVFGQPGGLGNNIYQHRFNFFPENPAFSAWGTSGSQGQQTQSSAYGSSYSYPPSSLGGTIVDGQTGFHNDTLNKAPGMNSIEQGMVGLKIGGDVTTSAVKTVGSVVNSAGMTGALSGNGGSNVNLPVSKPTSWAAIASKPAKPQPKMKTKSGPVIGGALPPPPIKHNMDIGTWDNKGPVAKVPAPQQIPSPQSVPQPQQPIVQPVPAQPPPLTQPQYQTPQQPPQNRWVAPRNRNAAFGQSGGTGNDTNSAGSTQPNPVPSGESHPVLEKLKAAHSYNPKDFEWNLKNGRVFIIKSYSEDDIHRSIKYSIWCSTEHGNKRLDSAFRSMNSKGPVYLLFSVNGSGHFCGVAEMKSPVDYGTSAGVWSQDKWKGKFDVKWIFVKDVPNNQLRHIRLENNDNKPVTNSRDTQEVPLEKAKQVLKIIATYKHTTSIFDDFSHYEKRQEEEEVVRKERQNRNKQ, encoded by the exons ATGTCTGCCACAAGCGTTGACCCTCAG AGACCGAAAGGACAGGATAATAAAG TACAAAATGGTTCGTTACATCAGAAGGACACAGTTCATGACAGCGATTTTGAACCTTACCTTTCTGGGCAGTCAAATCAG AACAGTAGCTATCCATCAATGACTGATCCTTATCTGTCCAGTTATTATCCACCATCTATTGGGTTCCCCTATTCTCTCAGTGAAGCACCATGGTCTACAGGAGGAGATCCTCCTATCCCTTATCTCACCACCTATGGACAGCTCAGTAATGGGGATCATCATTTTATGCACGATGCCGTTTTTGGACAGCCTGGGGGTCTGGGAAATAATATCTATCAACACCGCTTTAACTTTTTCCCTGAAAATCCTGCCTTCTCAGCTTGGGGAACAAGCGGATCCCAAGGACAGCAGACACAAAGCTCAGCATATGGGAGCAGTTACAGCTACCCACCCAGTTCTCTGGGGGGTACCATTGTGGATGGACAAACAGGATTTCATAATGATACATTAAATAAAGCTCCTGGAATGAACAGTATTGAACAGGGAATGGTTGGACTTAAGATTGGTGGAGATGTTACAACTTCTGCAGTGAAAACAGTAGGTTCTGTTGTTAACAGTGCCGGGATGACAGGCGCCCTCTCTGGGAATGGTGGATCTAATGTAAACTTGCCAGTATCTAAACCAACCTCCTGGGCTGCTATTGCCAGCAAGCCTGCAAAACCACAGcctaaaatgaaaacaaaatctggACCTGTAATCGGAGGAGCGTTGCCTCCTCCCCCTATAAAGCATAATATGGACATAGGTACTTGGGACAATAAGGGTCCTGTGGCAAAAGTTCCTGCCCCCCAACAGATACCTTCTCCTCAGTCTGTTCCACAGCCACAGCAACCAATTGTTCAGCCCgttccagctcagcctcctccatTGACTCAGCCACAGTATCAGACCCCTCAGCAGCCACCCCAAAACCGCTGGGTAGCTCCTCGcaacagaaatgcagcttttggCCAAAGTGGAGGAACTGGGAACGACACCAActcagctggcagcacccagcccaACCCCGTTCCGAGCGGTGAGTCCCATCCTGTCcttgaaaaactgaaagctgCTCACAGCTATAACCCTAAAGATTTCGAATGGAACCTTAAAAATGGACGTGTGTTCATAATAAAGAGCTATTCCGAGGATGATATTCATCGTTCCATTAAATATTCTATTTGGTGTAGTACGGAACACGGCAACAAGCGCCTGGACAGCGCTTTTCGCTCCATGAACAGCAAGGGCCCAGTGTACTTGCTGTTCAGTGTCAATGGCAGTGGACACTTCTGTGGAGTAGCAGAGATGAAATCACCTGTGGACTATGGCACCAGTGCAGGTGTCTGGTCTCAGGACAAGTGGAAGGGGAAATTTGATGTCAAGTGGATCTTTGTGAAGGATGTGCCCAACAACCAACTGAGACACATCAGGCTGGAGAACAATGACAACAAACCCGTTACAAACTCCCGTGATACACAGGAGGTGCCcttagaaaaagcaaaacaagtgCTTAAAATTATTGCTACTTACAAGCACACGACCTCCATCTTTGATGACTTTTCTCATTATGAAAAGCgccaggaagaggaggaggtggtgcGGAAG gaaCGTCAGAATCGAAACAAACAATGA